Proteins co-encoded in one Bacteroidales bacterium genomic window:
- the rfbA gene encoding glucose-1-phosphate thymidylyltransferase RfbA has product MKGIILAGGSGTRLYPITKSISKQIIPIYDKPMIYYPLSVLMLAGIREILIISTPKDIHLYDDLLGDGSQLGIKISYAVQPSPDGLAQAFIIGENFIGNDTVCMVLGDNIFYGHGFGRILSQTSRLKSGAVVFGYYVNDPERYGVVEFDEQGKVISLEEKPAKPKSNYAVTGLYFYGNDVVSKAKSLKPSARGELEITDLNRLYLEENNLTIKIMGRGMAWLDTGTHETLLQASVYIQTIEERQGLKVSCIEEIAFKQGFITRDQLLSLAEPLSKNQYGKYLHKIANERTFNFEIEDNEWN; this is encoded by the coding sequence ATGAAAGGAATCATTCTTGCCGGCGGATCAGGTACAAGGCTCTACCCGATCACCAAAAGCATTTCAAAACAAATCATCCCGATCTATGATAAACCGATGATTTATTATCCCCTGTCGGTGCTTATGCTCGCCGGAATCAGGGAAATACTCATTATATCCACTCCAAAGGATATCCATCTATATGATGATCTTCTGGGCGATGGCAGCCAGCTTGGCATCAAGATTTCTTACGCCGTACAGCCCAGTCCGGATGGTCTTGCCCAGGCTTTTATTATTGGTGAGAATTTTATCGGAAATGATACAGTATGCATGGTTCTAGGTGACAATATTTTCTACGGGCATGGTTTCGGCAGAATTCTGTCACAGACATCCAGACTTAAAAGCGGCGCTGTTGTTTTCGGTTACTATGTGAATGATCCCGAACGGTACGGTGTTGTTGAATTTGATGAACAGGGAAAAGTAATCAGTCTTGAAGAAAAACCTGCAAAACCGAAATCGAACTATGCAGTTACCGGCCTGTATTTTTATGGCAATGATGTGGTTTCAAAGGCCAAAAGCCTTAAACCTTCTGCACGCGGAGAACTTGAAATAACAGATCTTAACAGGCTGTACCTGGAAGAAAATAACCTGACGATTAAAATTATGGGACGCGGTATGGCATGGCTTGATACAGGCACACATGAAACCCTTCTCCAGGCATCGGTGTATATTCAGACCATAGAGGAGAGACAGGGACTGAAGGTTTCCTGTATTGAAGAGATCGCTTTCAAACAGGGATTTATTACAAGAGACCAGTTGCTTTCACTGGCTGAGCCTCTTTCGAAAAATCAGTATGGTAAATACCTGCATAAAATTGCAAATGAAAGAACTTTTAATTTTGAAATAGAGGATAACGAATGGAATTGA
- the rfbC gene encoding dTDP-4-dehydrorhamnose 3,5-epimerase — translation MELTETGFKGLVVLKPKIFEDSRGYFYESYNKKILSDNDINLDFVQDNQSLSSFGTIRGLHYQLIPYAQTKLVRVILGSVYDVAVDIRKESPTFGKWFGIELTDSNKLQMLIPKGFAHGFSVLSEKAVVMYKTDDYYNKESERGIAYNDSSLQIDWKIPVSSFVISEKDKTLPSFKDSDSNFTF, via the coding sequence ATGGAATTGACAGAAACCGGATTTAAGGGACTTGTTGTTTTAAAACCAAAAATATTTGAGGATTCCCGTGGCTACTTTTATGAAAGTTATAATAAAAAAATACTTTCTGATAATGACATAAACCTGGATTTTGTGCAGGACAACCAGTCGCTCTCCTCCTTCGGAACCATCAGGGGCCTGCATTACCAGTTAATCCCGTATGCTCAAACCAAACTGGTAAGGGTTATCCTGGGTTCAGTGTATGATGTGGCCGTCGATATCCGCAAAGAATCACCGACTTTTGGAAAATGGTTCGGAATTGAACTTACCGATTCGAATAAGTTGCAAATGCTCATTCCCAAAGGCTTTGCACACGGTTTCTCAGTACTTTCAGAGAAAGCCGTTGTTATGTATAAGACCGATGATTATTACAACAAAGAGTCCGAAAGAGGCATTGCTTATAATGATTCCAGCCTGCAAATCGACTGGAAAATACCGGTGAGCAGCTTTGTAATCTCCGAAAAAGATAAAACACTTCCTTCTTTCAAAGACTCCGATTCAAATTTTACCTTCTGA